One Dissulfuribacter thermophilus genomic region harbors:
- a CDS encoding glycine--tRNA ligase subunit alpha, translating to MYFQELIEELNKYWKKQGCLLLQPYDMEVGAGTFHPATFLRVLTPDPWRCAYVQPSRRPTDGRYGENPNRLQHYYQYQVIIQPAPKDVQEIYLGSLKAFGLDPLEHDIRFVEDDWESPTLGAWGLGWEVWLDGMEITQFTYFQQVGGIDCNPVAAEITYGLERIAMYLQGVDNVYDLKWNEHVTYGEVHLRDEQEFSTYNFEEADVESLERLFDIYEGEAMRLLQAGLVLPAYDMCLKCSHTFNLLDARGALSVAERTNMIARVRKIARGCASGYAEKFNS from the coding sequence ATGTACTTTCAGGAACTCATAGAGGAGCTAAACAAGTACTGGAAAAAACAAGGTTGTTTATTGCTTCAGCCCTATGACATGGAGGTTGGGGCAGGGACATTTCACCCAGCTACTTTTTTGCGGGTGCTCACTCCAGATCCTTGGAGATGCGCATATGTCCAGCCATCTAGGCGTCCAACCGATGGAAGGTATGGTGAGAATCCAAACAGGCTCCAGCACTACTACCAGTACCAGGTGATCATTCAGCCTGCCCCAAAGGATGTGCAGGAAATCTACCTTGGCAGTCTTAAGGCCTTTGGGTTAGACCCATTGGAGCACGATATTCGTTTTGTAGAAGACGACTGGGAATCACCTACCCTTGGCGCATGGGGCCTTGGATGGGAGGTGTGGCTTGATGGCATGGAAATCACCCAGTTTACATACTTTCAGCAGGTTGGAGGAATCGACTGTAATCCTGTTGCAGCGGAGATAACCTACGGACTTGAACGCATTGCCATGTATCTTCAGGGTGTGGACAATGTGTACGACCTCAAGTGGAATGAACATGTTACATATGGTGAGGTCCATCTTAGAGATGAGCAGGAGTTTTCGACATATAACTTTGAAGAGGCAGACGTGGAGAGCCTTGAAAGACTCTTCGACATATATGAAGGGGAGGCAATGCGGCTTTTGCAGGCTGGCCTGGTGCTTCCTGCCTATGACATGTGTCTAAAGTGCTCCCATACCTTTAATTTGCTCGATGCTCGTGGTGCGCTTAGCGTTGCAGAGCGTACCAATATGATTGCAAGAGTAAGAAAGATTGCAAGGGGATGTGCAAGTGGATATGCAGAAAAATTTAATAGTTGA
- a CDS encoding glucose-1-phosphate adenylyltransferase family protein, with the protein MRDTLAFILAGGIGSRLNILVKKRAKPAVPFGGIYRIIDFALSNAMNSGLLKVAVLTQYKPLSLMSHIGTGHAWDFIGRTRCVKILPPRTGEKDSDWYKGTADAVRQNLDFITNRASKEVLILSGDHVYHMDYRAMVESHRKSGAKVTVAMMPVPWEETSQFGIGIVDSSGRVVDWEEKPEKARSNLASLGIYVFDTEYLVQALTSTKEEDFGYNILPRAMKDGELYSYTFTGYWRDVGTVKAFWDANMDMVRPNSGLDPEGWGITTNWEEEERLGDRPPTMLASEAQVENSVISPGCTIRGVVRDSILSPGVVVESGAVVEKSVIMHDTRIGQGAILKRVVSDKEVYFGKESSVGDGDIHVANHLYPKHLSSGITLVGKGAHIPDGAIVGTNCIVFPGIQEAEWQKYGKRLNDGETLKDLE; encoded by the coding sequence ATGAGGGATACACTTGCATTCATACTCGCTGGTGGCATTGGAAGCAGGCTTAACATCCTCGTTAAAAAGAGGGCTAAGCCTGCTGTGCCCTTTGGGGGTATTTACAGAATCATAGATTTCGCTCTTTCAAATGCCATGAATTCAGGGCTTTTGAAGGTGGCGGTGCTAACTCAATATAAGCCCCTGTCCCTCATGAGCCACATAGGCACAGGCCATGCCTGGGACTTTATTGGACGGACAAGGTGTGTAAAGATCCTCCCCCCACGAACTGGCGAAAAGGACTCGGACTGGTATAAGGGCACAGCAGATGCTGTAAGGCAGAATCTAGACTTTATTACTAACAGGGCCTCAAAAGAGGTGCTCATCCTCTCTGGTGATCACGTCTATCACATGGACTACAGGGCAATGGTAGAGTCTCACAGAAAAAGTGGTGCGAAGGTTACTGTTGCCATGATGCCGGTTCCCTGGGAAGAGACGAGTCAGTTCGGGATAGGGATTGTGGATTCATCAGGTAGGGTAGTTGACTGGGAGGAAAAGCCCGAGAAGGCAAGGAGCAATCTCGCCTCCCTTGGAATATATGTCTTTGATACAGAATACCTTGTCCAAGCCCTCACATCTACTAAAGAAGAAGATTTTGGATATAACATCCTCCCCAGGGCTATGAAAGACGGAGAGCTTTATTCCTATACCTTTACAGGTTATTGGCGAGATGTTGGTACAGTAAAGGCCTTTTGGGATGCGAATATGGACATGGTGCGTCCAAACTCTGGCCTAGATCCTGAAGGGTGGGGCATAACAACCAACTGGGAGGAGGAAGAGAGGCTTGGAGACAGACCTCCAACCATGCTCGCATCAGAGGCACAGGTAGAAAATTCTGTGATAAGTCCTGGATGCACTATAAGGGGAGTAGTTAGAGACTCCATCCTCAGTCCAGGAGTAGTGGTAGAATCAGGCGCAGTTGTGGAAAAAAGTGTGATAATGCACGACACGAGGATAGGTCAGGGGGCAATATTAAAGAGGGTGGTTTCGGACAAGGAGGTCTATTTTGGAAAGGAATCTAGTGTTGGAGATGGTGATATTCACGTTGCGAACCACCTCTACCCCAAGCATCTATCTTCTGGTATAACCCTTGTGGGAAAAGGCGCCCACATTCCAGACGGTGCAATAGTGGGGACAAACTGTATCGTCTTTCCAGGAATTCAGGAAGCAGAGTGGCAAAAATACGGTAAAAGACTAAATGACGGAGAGACCTTAAAAGATTTGGAGTAG
- a CDS encoding OmpA family protein, with protein MRKIALYLLVLAFSWTLTSCAPPQTKTQKGAVYGSAIGAAAGAIVGQAIGHDTKATLEGAAIGAAIGGLSGAAIGRYMDQQEAALRAAMAGSNAATVSRIQNVLEVTYRGDVLFDFNSSVVKPGAYPEIDRLARILREYPDTKIRIEGHTDNVGSEEYNLRLSQRRAEAVRDLLIAKGVSPSRITAIGYGESRPKASNDTSYGRQLNRRVEIYIEPMR; from the coding sequence ATGAGGAAAATAGCCTTGTATTTATTGGTGCTCGCCTTTTCATGGACTCTTACTTCTTGTGCTCCCCCCCAGACCAAGACCCAGAAGGGGGCAGTATATGGTTCAGCCATTGGTGCTGCTGCAGGTGCTATAGTGGGGCAGGCCATTGGCCATGACACCAAGGCAACGCTGGAAGGGGCAGCAATAGGTGCTGCAATTGGTGGGCTTTCCGGTGCCGCTATTGGTCGGTACATGGATCAGCAGGAGGCAGCTTTAAGGGCTGCTATGGCAGGATCAAATGCAGCTACGGTGTCTAGGATACAAAATGTGCTTGAAGTCACATATCGCGGCGATGTGCTGTTTGATTTTAATTCAAGTGTAGTGAAACCAGGGGCCTACCCTGAGATTGATAGGCTTGCCCGCATACTACGGGAGTATCCAGACACTAAGATCAGGATTGAGGGCCACACAGATAATGTTGGCAGCGAGGAATACAACCTGAGGCTCTCCCAAAGGAGGGCAGAGGCAGTTAGGGATTTACTTATTGCCAAGGGGGTCTCTCCGTCAAGGATAACTGCAATTGGATATGGCGAGTCAAGACCAAAGGCAAGTAATGATACATCCTATGGAAGACAACTGAACAGAAGGGTGGAGATCTACATTGAGCCCATGCGTTAA